In one Drosophila pseudoobscura strain MV-25-SWS-2005 chromosome X, UCI_Dpse_MV25, whole genome shotgun sequence genomic region, the following are encoded:
- the LOC6901551 gene encoding uncharacterized protein, with product MYFRKRLPKKHGPRLCIGKSSLDGLAFKLDIFKQRHGIGIKAVLARKKSLKPFRRHRLVPTVRATGERVQRESAVEEESTLEELGKEPNRKPGFFELLLIVGLLILSIFSLSQVAMSGYTFISKKYLILKVLGLSHLANVSSNNIYKQ from the coding sequence ATGTATTTTCGTAAACGATTGCCGAAAAAGCATGGCCCCAGGCTGTGCATCGGCAAGTCATCGCTGGACGGCCTGGCCTTTAAGCTGGATATTTTCAAACAACGCCATGGCATTGGCATCAAGGCAGTCCTTGCCAGAAAGAAATCGTTGAAGCCTTTCCGCAGACACCGGCTGGTCCCCACTGTCCGTGCGACTGGCGAGAGAGTCCAGCGAGAGTCTGCAGTTGAGGAGGAGTCCACTCTGGAGGAGCTGGGGAAGGAGCCGAATCGTAAGCCAGGATTCTTTGAGCTGCTCCTCATCGTGGGCCTGCTGATCTTGAGTATCTTCAGCCTCTCCCAAGTGGCCATGAGCGGGTATACGTTCATATCGAAGAAATACCTCATACTAAAGGTATTGGGCTTGTCGCATTTGGCCAACGTTTCCTCCAACAACatttataaacaataa